From a single Alloactinosynnema sp. L-07 genomic region:
- a CDS encoding N-acetyltransferase, producing MISPAPEWIPPVDEQENYVRLLITSRTFTGRGVGAALLDFARERTRAAGIGLLRVDCWAGAEGELVAYYVRNGFTPTDTFVVDGTWHGQVLEQRLT from the coding sequence ATGATCAGCCCGGCGCCGGAGTGGATCCCGCCGGTCGATGAGCAAGAGAACTACGTCCGCTTGCTCATCACGTCACGGACGTTCACCGGCCGCGGCGTCGGCGCGGCCCTGCTGGACTTCGCCAGGGAGCGGACCAGGGCCGCGGGCATCGGCCTGCTGCGGGTCGACTGCTGGGCGGGCGCCGAGGGCGAACTCGTCGCCTACTACGTCCGCAACGGCTTCACCCCGACCGACACCTTCGTGGTCGACGGCACCTGGCACGGACAGGTATTGGAACAACGCCTCACCTGA
- a CDS encoding site-specific integrase, protein MAWVEQTGAGKWRVRYRATSGGSYRSVSGFRTRKAAKAYAEDMATDKRRGTWLDPAGCATSVEAWVKCWVDTLDVETRTEENYRGVLRNHILPHWGQTALSDISTLAVTAWLKHLRKDYAASTVATIRTVFSMLLDDAVDERLIPANPVRRRRRRGRRRDHGPNTRERVWAMPDHVVRIAAQATMLGGPSAGLLIITAAWTGCRWGELTGLQRDHVDLDQGTITIDPDTGTLHESIHQLYLGPPKTPASARTITLPRFLVHLLREHLAHTSGAFVFTTRRGCLLRRSTFDRRVLRPAADGDPRRGIDPIRPGLTFHGLRHSHKTWLIADHVPEIAQAKRLGHHLRNRLVEVYSHVAPEVETHLLRALERRWQRTAALRRPTDTRPHNRVGLRAPHTHPARYTPPPSRRRRPTPQVKDLPAHLGMGPRRKINAPDKRQTGAYPPQHHPQWMDKQDRPPSLFTQVEGRSSDIQQ, encoded by the coding sequence ATGGCCTGGGTCGAGCAAACCGGAGCAGGAAAATGGCGGGTGCGCTACCGCGCCACCAGCGGCGGCAGCTACCGATCAGTGTCGGGATTCAGGACCCGCAAAGCCGCGAAGGCCTACGCCGAGGACATGGCCACCGACAAACGGCGAGGCACCTGGTTGGACCCAGCCGGGTGCGCCACGTCGGTCGAAGCGTGGGTGAAATGCTGGGTCGACACCCTGGATGTGGAGACTCGCACCGAGGAGAACTACCGCGGCGTGCTGCGCAACCACATCCTGCCCCACTGGGGCCAAACCGCCCTCAGCGACATCTCCACCCTCGCGGTCACCGCCTGGCTCAAACACCTCCGCAAGGACTACGCCGCCTCCACCGTGGCAACCATCCGCACCGTGTTCTCCATGCTGCTCGACGACGCCGTCGACGAACGGCTAATCCCCGCCAACCCCGTACGACGGCGCCGCCGACGCGGCCGACGCCGCGACCACGGACCCAACACGCGCGAACGCGTCTGGGCCATGCCCGACCACGTCGTACGCATCGCCGCCCAAGCCACCATGCTCGGCGGGCCATCCGCCGGGCTGCTGATCATCACCGCCGCCTGGACCGGATGCCGATGGGGCGAACTGACCGGACTGCAACGCGACCACGTCGACCTCGACCAAGGCACCATCACCATCGACCCCGACACCGGCACACTCCACGAATCAATCCACCAGCTCTACCTCGGCCCACCCAAGACACCAGCCTCCGCCCGCACCATCACCCTGCCCCGATTCCTCGTACACCTGCTCCGCGAGCACCTGGCCCACACCAGCGGGGCGTTCGTGTTCACCACCCGACGGGGCTGCCTCCTGCGGCGCAGCACCTTCGACCGCCGCGTGCTACGTCCCGCCGCCGACGGAGACCCACGCCGCGGTATCGACCCCATCCGGCCCGGGCTGACCTTCCACGGACTGCGCCACAGCCACAAAACCTGGCTCATCGCCGACCACGTCCCCGAAATCGCCCAAGCCAAACGGCTCGGCCACCACCTTCGCAACCGACTCGTCGAGGTCTACAGCCACGTCGCACCCGAAGTCGAAACTCACCTCCTACGCGCACTCGAACGCCGCTGGCAACGCACCGCCGCACTCCGACGCCCCACAGACACCCGACCGCACAACCGGGTCGGCCTGCGCGCACCCCACACGCATCCCGCGCGGTACACACCCCCACCATCCCGACGCCGACGGCCAACACCCCAGGTCAAAGACCTACCAGCACATCTCGGCATGGGACCAAGGCGAAAGATCAATGCGCCGGACAAGCGCCAAACAGGTGCATACCCACCCCAGCACCATCCACAATGGATGGACAAACAAGATCGGCCCCCGAGCCTGTTCACGCAGGTCGAAGGCCGTTCAAGCGATATTCAACAATGA
- a CDS encoding DUF4194 domain-containing protein codes for MTAPEPIGGNSDDFVPDNVPAEWEPPEVVDDFQTDDPERETSSSVALFEGDDGGLELDQRRALVALLKQRFISGRTHPKEWRALTRNPRPIRARLNDLFLQLHLDVAREVAFKRQVTPEGGGRPFPTLLYDVPWGREDTIVLVFLRSRFRSEQAAGADRVFVDRDDMLEFVEQHRPEHATDRTGDAKRSLKAIEALYKAGLLIGPSTAERFEVSNAIEVLLPMEKLTELLAWLRRQNNAEEGPEPTKTPVFPVSTETRVD; via the coding sequence ATGACTGCGCCTGAGCCGATCGGCGGCAATTCGGACGACTTCGTCCCCGATAATGTTCCAGCCGAGTGGGAGCCGCCAGAGGTGGTTGACGACTTCCAAACCGACGACCCTGAGCGGGAGACCTCCTCGTCGGTTGCCCTTTTCGAAGGGGACGACGGCGGCCTGGAACTCGACCAGCGCCGGGCACTCGTCGCGTTACTCAAACAGCGTTTCATCAGCGGGCGGACGCATCCGAAGGAGTGGCGGGCACTCACCCGTAACCCGCGCCCCATCCGTGCTCGCCTCAACGACTTGTTTCTTCAGCTGCATCTGGACGTGGCACGGGAAGTGGCCTTCAAACGGCAGGTCACACCCGAAGGCGGCGGCAGGCCGTTCCCTACGCTCCTCTACGACGTGCCATGGGGACGCGAAGACACGATCGTGCTCGTCTTCCTGCGAAGCCGGTTCCGCAGCGAGCAGGCCGCAGGCGCCGACCGGGTGTTCGTCGACCGTGACGACATGCTCGAGTTCGTCGAGCAGCACCGGCCCGAGCATGCCACCGACCGGACAGGTGACGCCAAGCGCTCTCTCAAAGCCATTGAGGCGCTGTACAAGGCCGGTTTGCTTATCGGTCCCAGCACCGCTGAGCGCTTCGAGGTCAGCAACGCGATCGAGGTGCTGCTGCCGATGGAGAAGCTGACCGAACTGCTTGCTTGGCTGCGCCGCCAGAACAACGCCGAGGAAGGCCCCGAACCGACGAAGACTCCGGTATTCCCGGTGTCGACGGAAACGAGGGTTGATTGA
- a CDS encoding thioredoxin domain-containing protein: MGGAERSARKRKQTTPAKSAVAAARAVGPDRSKIILGVVAVVLIAAAVIGGVIYTNSQKNATQGQAIKVVTVSVDAPVKRDGGVVEVGKDTAKVTLDVYEDFLCPACAVFEGQVASALEGKIADGTLKVRFHLVNLLNNKSDPAGYSTDSANAALLAADEGKFLSFHKSLFEDQPAEGARGWTKDQLIELGKATGVTSSAFVDGVRSGKYDSLVSEEYQKARSDEGLQQDFGGGQKGFGTPTLATGGKAIDTSDPNWLDKLTG, from the coding sequence GTGGGTGGAGCGGAGCGCAGCGCTCGCAAGCGGAAGCAGACCACGCCGGCCAAGTCGGCGGTGGCCGCGGCTCGGGCGGTCGGCCCGGACCGGTCGAAGATCATTCTTGGCGTGGTCGCGGTCGTGCTCATCGCCGCGGCGGTCATCGGCGGCGTGATCTATACGAACAGCCAGAAGAACGCCACCCAAGGCCAGGCCATCAAGGTCGTCACCGTCTCGGTCGACGCCCCGGTCAAGCGCGACGGCGGGGTGGTCGAGGTCGGCAAGGACACGGCCAAGGTGACGCTGGACGTGTACGAGGACTTCCTGTGCCCGGCGTGCGCGGTCTTCGAGGGACAGGTCGCGTCGGCGCTGGAGGGCAAGATCGCCGACGGTACCCTGAAGGTGCGGTTCCACCTGGTCAACCTGCTCAACAACAAGTCGGACCCGGCGGGCTACTCCACCGACTCGGCCAACGCCGCGCTGCTGGCAGCCGACGAGGGCAAGTTCTTGTCCTTCCACAAGAGCCTCTTCGAGGACCAGCCTGCCGAGGGCGCGCGCGGGTGGACCAAGGACCAGCTGATCGAGCTGGGCAAGGCCACCGGAGTGACGTCGTCGGCGTTCGTGGACGGGGTTCGGTCGGGCAAGTACGACTCGCTGGTGAGTGAGGAGTATCAGAAGGCTCGGTCGGATGAGGGGCTGCAGCAGGACTTCGGGGGCGGGCAGAAGGGCTTCGGCACCCCGACCCTGGCCACCGGCGGCAAGGCGATCGACACGTCCGACCCGAACTGGCTGGACAAGCTGACGGGCTGA
- a CDS encoding sphingomyelin phosphodiesterase, which yields MKRILLVAAALLAAATPAHAAPATTVSVLAFNIYQLPRVADGDVAAKEKRARDAEAAIRAADADVVILSEAFSAEAESLRGRLADRWPAQTPLVGQHCSTSPGWTTVNGNCSNSVAVVNGGVTVLSKYAVTAKHQLVYRNSFWPTADYYSNKGAALVRVVKNGRAVWVAGTHLQADQSPFSIARSHEVRMGQLGELRVLVDKYAPASEPVIVGGDLNVEYWAGRSRLDGSGRDQVQQAAAAVGGPIVGSPVQAHTYDGVTNSIARANGGAIYRDVLDYIGATASKGRPLASVGAVRTLGFGQGEPSDHYPVLATVAY from the coding sequence GTGAAACGAATTCTGCTTGTCGCGGCGGCCCTGCTTGCCGCCGCGACGCCTGCTCACGCCGCTCCCGCGACGACGGTTTCGGTGCTGGCGTTCAACATCTACCAGCTGCCGCGCGTCGCCGACGGCGACGTCGCGGCCAAGGAGAAGCGCGCCAGGGACGCCGAGGCGGCCATCCGCGCGGCCGACGCCGACGTGGTGATCCTGTCCGAGGCGTTCAGCGCGGAGGCCGAGTCGCTGCGCGGCAGGCTGGCCGACCGCTGGCCCGCGCAGACCCCGCTGGTCGGGCAGCACTGCTCGACATCACCCGGCTGGACGACGGTCAACGGCAACTGCTCGAACAGCGTGGCCGTCGTCAACGGCGGGGTGACGGTACTAAGCAAGTACGCGGTCACGGCCAAGCACCAGTTGGTTTACCGCAACTCGTTCTGGCCGACCGCCGACTACTACTCCAATAAGGGCGCCGCCTTGGTCCGCGTGGTCAAGAACGGCCGCGCGGTGTGGGTCGCGGGCACACACCTGCAGGCCGACCAGTCGCCGTTCTCCATCGCCAGGTCGCACGAGGTGCGGATGGGTCAGCTTGGCGAACTCCGGGTGCTGGTGGACAAGTACGCGCCCGCGAGCGAACCGGTGATCGTCGGCGGCGACCTCAACGTCGAGTACTGGGCCGGGCGGTCGCGGCTGGACGGTTCGGGCCGCGATCAGGTCCAGCAGGCCGCCGCCGCGGTGGGCGGGCCGATCGTGGGCAGCCCGGTGCAAGCCCACACCTACGACGGCGTCACCAACTCGATCGCCCGCGCCAACGGCGGCGCGATCTACCGCGACGTCCTGGACTACATCGGTGCGACGGCGTCGAAGGGCAGGCCCCTGGCGTCGGTCGGCGCGGTCCGCACGCTGGGCTTCGGCCAAGGTGAGCCGTCCGACCACTATCCGGTCCTCGCGACGGTCGCGTACTGA
- a CDS encoding phenylacetate--CoA ligase family protein yields MTVLDSVVPLVDVQAEGMDPGQRREVQQRRLRELVQRLLAAGGVQAQRLRDCGVRTQADVGLDDLPRLPTVRKYDLWEHYPHGLRAADAEDIVCVHGSSGTGGRPTLVPYTAADLDIWAQVMARALGGAGATKHSVVHNAYGYGLFTGGIGVHHGGIRLGATVVPMSGGMTERQIRLIQDLRPDVLTCTPSYAIYLGEAMAAAGVEPTSLKVGLHGAESWTQEMRGQIERLLGIRALDIYGLSEIIGPGVACESLDSGGMLNVAEDHFFVECLDDEGNQVPDGTPGELVFTTLTKTGMPLLRYRSGDVATLAGPVPGSARTLRRMSKLLGRTDDMLVVRGVNVFPTEVEAVLLADDRVSPHYLIIEDRRDAARPELRVVVEAAGDPARVTAELGGRLRERLGIGCDVRVVAAGTVPRTEVGKARRLVRWAGGDAPLPGLE; encoded by the coding sequence GTGACCGTACTGGACAGCGTCGTCCCGTTGGTGGACGTACAGGCCGAGGGCATGGATCCCGGGCAGCGTCGTGAGGTGCAGCAGCGCAGGCTGCGGGAGCTGGTCCAGCGGCTGTTGGCGGCAGGTGGGGTGCAGGCTCAACGGCTGCGGGACTGCGGCGTGCGAACACAGGCCGACGTGGGGCTGGACGATCTGCCCCGGCTGCCGACGGTGCGCAAGTACGACCTGTGGGAGCACTATCCGCACGGGCTGCGGGCCGCCGACGCTGAGGACATTGTTTGTGTGCATGGGTCGTCGGGGACCGGTGGGCGTCCGACGTTGGTGCCCTATACGGCCGCCGACCTGGACATCTGGGCCCAGGTGATGGCGCGGGCGCTGGGTGGGGCAGGGGCGACCAAGCACAGCGTGGTGCACAACGCCTATGGGTATGGGTTGTTCACCGGGGGGATCGGGGTGCACCACGGCGGGATCCGGCTGGGTGCGACGGTGGTGCCGATGTCCGGCGGGATGACCGAACGGCAGATCCGGCTGATCCAGGACCTGCGGCCCGACGTGCTCACCTGCACTCCCTCCTACGCCATCTACCTGGGCGAGGCGATGGCGGCGGCCGGGGTGGAGCCGACGAGCCTCAAAGTCGGGCTGCACGGCGCCGAGTCGTGGACACAGGAGATGCGGGGGCAGATCGAGCGGCTGCTCGGTATCCGCGCGCTCGACATCTATGGGTTGTCGGAGATCATCGGGCCTGGGGTGGCGTGTGAGTCGCTGGACTCCGGCGGGATGCTCAACGTCGCTGAAGACCACTTCTTCGTCGAGTGCCTGGACGACGAGGGCAACCAGGTGCCCGACGGCACGCCCGGCGAATTGGTGTTCACGACGCTGACCAAGACCGGCATGCCGCTGCTGCGCTACCGCTCTGGCGACGTGGCCACGCTGGCGGGCCCGGTGCCGGGCTCAGCCCGCACGCTGCGGCGCATGTCGAAGCTGCTCGGCCGGACCGACGACATGCTGGTCGTGCGCGGGGTGAACGTGTTCCCGACCGAGGTCGAGGCCGTGCTCCTGGCCGACGACCGGGTCAGCCCGCACTACCTGATCATCGAGGACCGCCGCGACGCCGCGCGGCCGGAGTTGCGGGTGGTGGTCGAGGCCGCGGGCGACCCGGCGCGGGTGACCGCGGAGCTCGGCGGGAGGCTGCGGGAACGGCTGGGCATTGGGTGTGACGTGCGGGTCGTGGCCGCGGGGACGGTGCCGCGCACGGAGGTCGGCAAGGCACGCCGCCTGGTCCGGTGGGCCGGGGGTGACGCGCCGCTGCCCGGGCTGGAGTAA
- a CDS encoding ATP-dependent RNA helicase, with amino-acid sequence MATLPDLPVRAALAEIARTVIDHGTAVLVAPPGTGKTTLVPPALAEFGKVVVAEPRRLAARAAAARMAALLGEPVGKTVGYAVRGDRKVSKDTRIEVVTSGLLVRRLQSDPELSGVDTVLLDECHERHLDADLLLAMLLDARDGLRPDLRLLATSATVAEARLAALLGDAPVIRVDARTFPVDTRYLPPLRGERIEACAARATRAALSEGDGDVLVFLPGAAEIRRVAAALSDLDADVLPLHGRLANAEQDAALTPGPRRRVVLSTAVAESSLTVPGVRAVVDAGQSRVSRVDHRRGLAGLVTVRVSAAVADQRAGRAGREAPGRVYRCWPEHEHATLPRYPEPEIRTADLTRLALELACWGTPDGGALRWWDAPPAGPLAAGQQTLRALGALDGDTVTERGTAIARLGLHPRIARALLDGAAKVGPRAAAEVVAVLDDDTLVDTADLDSGLRALRSGTPKSARWRREVGRLARLVEPTTQAGRRPDAPSARPPGPEGRTRVQVSALKDKGGEPRARTASAQTTASAEQDMADSDHGARTSSTQAAAEQGKADGDQQTRTTAIQTTATAEYGRADDEQQARTTATQTTATAEYGRADDEQQARTTATQTTATAEYGRADDEQQARTTATQTTATATAKQVQGDSEQRARTASPQPAASVEQERAVGESSGTQNWGRADPALITALAHPERLARRRGKGSRIYLLAGGTAVELPPGSGLGDPEWLAVAVADRAPGHAHGRVRLAARADEELAVAAAPALVSTVDEVVWADGDVRARRVRRLGAIGLHERPLANPPADAVRQALRDGLRKHGLTLVTFSDGARSLRARLDLLHRVLGDPWPAVDDDALLAAADTWLGTARSRADLGRLNLTDALRALLPWPAAARLDELVPERIEVPSGSRVRVDYTGDSPALPVKVQEVFGWTESPTVVDGRVPVVLHLLSPAGRPTAVTGDLKSFWTTGYPQVRADLRGRYPRHRWPEDPTTALPTRHTIQRKDSR; translated from the coding sequence ATGGCAACCCTGCCCGACCTCCCGGTGCGCGCCGCGCTGGCCGAGATCGCCCGGACGGTGATCGACCACGGCACGGCGGTGCTCGTGGCGCCGCCGGGCACCGGCAAGACGACGCTGGTGCCGCCTGCGCTGGCGGAGTTCGGCAAAGTCGTGGTCGCCGAGCCGCGCAGGCTGGCCGCCCGCGCCGCCGCCGCGCGGATGGCCGCGCTGCTGGGTGAGCCTGTCGGCAAGACCGTCGGCTACGCGGTGCGCGGCGACCGGAAAGTGTCGAAGGACACCCGGATCGAGGTGGTCACCTCTGGGCTCCTGGTGCGCCGCCTGCAATCGGACCCCGAGCTGTCCGGTGTGGACACCGTGCTGCTCGACGAGTGCCACGAGCGCCACCTCGACGCCGACCTGCTGCTGGCCATGCTCCTCGACGCCCGCGACGGGCTGCGGCCGGACCTGCGGCTGCTGGCCACCTCCGCCACCGTCGCCGAGGCCCGGCTCGCCGCCCTGCTCGGTGACGCGCCGGTGATCCGGGTCGACGCACGCACCTTCCCGGTCGACACCCGTTATCTGCCGCCGCTGCGCGGGGAGCGGATCGAGGCGTGCGCGGCGCGGGCGACCAGGGCCGCACTGTCCGAAGGGGACGGTGACGTGCTGGTGTTCCTGCCCGGCGCGGCCGAGATCCGCCGGGTCGCGGCCGCGCTGTCCGACCTCGACGCCGACGTGCTTCCGTTGCACGGCAGGCTGGCCAACGCCGAGCAGGACGCCGCCCTGACCCCGGGCCCGCGCAGGCGGGTGGTGCTGTCCACGGCCGTCGCCGAGTCGAGCCTGACCGTGCCGGGCGTGCGCGCCGTGGTCGACGCCGGCCAGTCCCGAGTGTCGCGTGTGGACCATCGACGCGGGTTGGCAGGCCTGGTCACCGTCCGGGTGTCGGCGGCGGTGGCCGACCAGCGCGCGGGCCGCGCGGGGCGGGAGGCGCCGGGTCGGGTCTACCGCTGCTGGCCCGAGCACGAGCACGCCACCCTCCCCCGCTACCCCGAGCCGGAGATCCGCACCGCCGACCTGACCCGCCTGGCGCTGGAGCTGGCCTGCTGGGGCACCCCGGACGGCGGCGCCCTGCGCTGGTGGGACGCGCCGCCCGCGGGCCCGCTCGCCGCGGGCCAGCAGACCCTGCGCGCCCTCGGCGCCCTCGACGGCGACACAGTGACCGAGCGCGGCACCGCCATCGCCCGCCTCGGCCTGCACCCGCGCATCGCCCGCGCCCTGCTCGACGGCGCCGCCAAGGTGGGTCCGCGGGCCGCCGCCGAGGTCGTCGCGGTGCTGGACGACGACACGCTGGTCGACACCGCGGACCTGGACAGCGGCCTGCGGGCGCTGCGGTCTGGCACGCCGAAGTCCGCGCGGTGGCGCAGGGAGGTCGGCAGACTCGCCCGGCTGGTCGAGCCGACGACCCAGGCAGGCCGACGGCCGGACGCACCGAGCGCACGGCCTCCAGGACCCGAGGGACGAACGCGGGTGCAGGTTTCCGCGCTGAAGGACAAGGGCGGCGAACCGCGGGCGCGCACCGCCTCAGCACAGACCACAGCCTCCGCCGAACAAGACATGGCAGACAGCGACCATGGGGCACGCACCTCCTCCACACAAGCCGCCGCCGAGCAAGGCAAGGCAGACGGCGACCAGCAGACACGCACCACCGCCATACAAACCACAGCCACCGCCGAATACGGCCGAGCAGACGACGAACAGCAGGCACGCACCACGGCCACACAAACCACAGCCACCGCCGAATACGGCCGAGCAGACGACGAACAGCAGGCGCGCACCACCGCCACACAAACCACAGCCACCGCCGAATACGGCCGAGCAGACGACGAACAGCAGGCACGCACCACGGCCACACAAACCACAGCCACAGCCACCGCCAAACAAGTCCAGGGAGACAGCGAACAGCGGGCACGCACCGCGTCCCCCCAACCCGCCGCCTCCGTCGAACAAGAGCGGGCGGTCGGCGAATCGTCGGGCACCCAGAACTGGGGTCGGGCCGACCCTGCCCTGATCACCGCGCTGGCCCATCCAGAACGCCTCGCCCGCAGACGCGGCAAGGGCTCGCGGATCTACCTGCTCGCGGGCGGCACCGCCGTCGAGCTGCCGCCCGGCAGCGGCCTGGGCGATCCCGAGTGGCTGGCCGTCGCGGTCGCCGACCGGGCCCCGGGTCACGCCCACGGGCGGGTCCGGCTGGCCGCGCGCGCCGATGAGGAGTTGGCCGTCGCGGCGGCTCCGGCGTTGGTCAGCACGGTCGACGAGGTGGTGTGGGCCGATGGTGACGTGCGGGCCCGCCGGGTCCGCAGGCTGGGAGCGATCGGCCTGCACGAGCGTCCGCTGGCGAACCCGCCCGCCGACGCCGTCCGGCAGGCCCTGCGCGACGGCCTGCGCAAACACGGCCTGACCCTGGTCACCTTCAGCGACGGCGCCCGGTCGCTGCGGGCCCGTCTGGACCTGCTGCACCGCGTCCTGGGCGACCCGTGGCCCGCGGTGGACGACGACGCCCTCCTGGCCGCCGCCGACACCTGGCTCGGCACCGCCCGCTCCCGCGCCGACCTCGGCCGCCTCAACCTGACCGACGCGCTGCGCGCGCTGCTGCCGTGGCCCGCCGCGGCGCGGTTGGACGAGTTGGTCCCCGAGCGGATCGAAGTACCGTCCGGTTCACGCGTTCGGGTGGATTACACGGGCGACAGTCCCGCGCTGCCGGTGAAGGTGCAGGAGGTGTTCGGCTGGACCGAGAGCCCGACCGTCGTCGACGGCCGCGTGCCCGTTGTGCTGCACCTGCTGTCCCCCGCCGGGCGGCCGACCGCGGTCACCGGCGACCTCAAGAGCTTCTGGACCACCGGCTATCCCCAGGTCCGCGCCGACCTGCGCGGCCGCTACCCCCGGCACCGCTGGCCGGAGGACCCCACGACCGCCCTGCCCACCCGGCACACCATCCAGCGGAAGGACTCCCGATGA
- a CDS encoding MauE/DoxX family redox-associated membrane protein yields the protein MGTLLRLGLAAVWLVSGWIKVSDPNQTFIAVQAFDVLPGPLVSVVAAGLPFLELALGLLLLLGLGTRLVAVVSGLVLLAFIAGVAQSWARGLSIDCGCFGGGGPVTEGQTKYPQELARDIGFLVMAVWLTLRPRTWLSVDGRFLNAS from the coding sequence ATCGGCACCCTGCTCCGACTCGGGCTCGCGGCCGTCTGGCTGGTCTCCGGGTGGATCAAGGTGAGTGATCCCAACCAGACCTTCATCGCGGTGCAGGCCTTCGACGTGTTACCCGGACCGCTGGTCAGCGTGGTGGCGGCGGGCCTGCCGTTCCTCGAGCTCGCGCTCGGGCTGCTGCTGCTGCTGGGCCTGGGCACCAGACTGGTCGCGGTGGTGTCGGGCCTGGTCCTGCTGGCGTTCATCGCGGGCGTGGCCCAGTCATGGGCGCGCGGCCTGAGCATCGACTGCGGCTGCTTCGGCGGCGGCGGCCCGGTCACCGAGGGACAGACGAAGTACCCGCAGGAGTTGGCCCGCGACATCGGTTTCCTGGTGATGGCGGTGTGGCTGACACTGCGGCCCCGAACCTGGCTGTCGGTCGACGGCCGGTTCCTGAACGCGAGTTAG
- a CDS encoding DUF3375 domain-containing protein has product MSNISGELARVRGAYEQPTLTLLHQRLAPVILAVFRSSFGRDVLSIPAPRLHDQVDTYLDELRLAGVADLPVGSGRDLCMKWMRGRWLVRSTEEDGTEVYSLTSHAQDALALVTSLTRERASLSEHRIATIVSAVRRFNTEVNPDRAARVDILESEITRLTAERDRLLSGGELPQVTADYMLEGFGELIQLVAALPSDFARVEEAFTGLRGGILASFRAEQRAAGEVIDDYLARADSLMTATAEGRAFEGAFTLLSDDELLLQLRQDLSDLLAHPLADEILLDVDRRELRGTVGLIRSGTERVLARRSRVTATLREYIVSHNITRDRALDTALRALEAELATWMRIAGPRAAVPLELLPPRIEVTHLRERFHNTEVDSGPPPLNDVSGHRPDVVSLAGLLAQGGPSLDSLRRELDLALTGPEPLSSLGALFDSLEPALRRPVEIFGLLHLATNVPGLDQHDDTEPYRAIRADGSTRGLTVPRVSPHGSSGARTSTASGEEE; this is encoded by the coding sequence GTGAGCAACATTTCCGGCGAGCTCGCCCGCGTTCGCGGTGCATACGAGCAGCCCACATTGACCTTGTTGCACCAGCGGCTCGCGCCGGTGATCCTCGCCGTCTTCCGCAGTTCGTTTGGCCGCGACGTGCTGAGTATCCCAGCACCGCGTCTGCACGATCAGGTTGACACCTACCTCGATGAGCTACGCCTCGCAGGCGTCGCTGACCTACCGGTCGGGTCAGGACGCGACCTGTGCATGAAGTGGATGCGCGGCCGGTGGCTCGTGCGTAGCACCGAGGAAGACGGCACCGAGGTCTACTCCCTGACCTCGCACGCCCAGGACGCCCTCGCGCTGGTCACCAGCCTCACCAGGGAGCGCGCGAGCCTCTCCGAGCACCGTATCGCCACAATCGTCAGCGCTGTTCGTCGGTTCAACACCGAGGTCAACCCCGATCGTGCCGCCCGCGTCGATATCCTCGAAAGCGAGATCACGCGCTTGACGGCTGAACGCGACCGTCTTCTCAGCGGCGGAGAGCTGCCGCAGGTGACAGCCGACTACATGCTCGAAGGGTTCGGTGAACTAATCCAGCTCGTCGCGGCACTCCCGAGCGACTTCGCCCGAGTGGAGGAGGCGTTCACCGGACTGCGCGGTGGCATCCTGGCTTCTTTCCGAGCCGAGCAGCGTGCCGCGGGCGAGGTGATCGACGATTATCTCGCCCGCGCCGATTCGCTGATGACTGCGACTGCGGAAGGGCGTGCGTTTGAGGGCGCATTCACTCTACTCAGTGACGACGAATTGCTGCTGCAGTTGCGGCAAGATCTCTCCGATCTGTTGGCGCATCCGTTAGCCGACGAGATCCTGCTCGACGTCGACCGCCGTGAGCTGCGTGGCACCGTCGGTCTGATTCGCAGCGGTACGGAGCGGGTGCTGGCGCGGCGCAGTCGCGTCACCGCGACCCTGCGCGAGTACATCGTGAGCCACAACATCACCCGTGACCGTGCGCTCGACACTGCCCTCCGCGCGCTCGAGGCCGAGCTGGCCACCTGGATGCGGATCGCAGGGCCCCGCGCAGCAGTGCCGCTCGAATTGCTCCCGCCCCGCATCGAAGTCACCCACCTGCGAGAGCGCTTCCACAACACCGAAGTCGACTCTGGCCCTCCACCGTTGAATGACGTAAGTGGGCACCGTCCCGACGTGGTGTCGCTGGCCGGTCTGCTCGCTCAAGGTGGTCCGTCCCTAGACTCGTTGCGCCGCGAACTGGACCTGGCACTGACCGGCCCCGAGCCGCTGAGTTCACTGGGCGCGCTGTTCGACAGCCTCGAACCGGCGCTGCGCCGCCCCGTGGAGATCTTCGGACTGCTGCACTTGGCGACCAATGTGCCGGGGTTGGACCAACACGACGACACCGAGCCCTACCGCGCCATCCGCGCCGATGGATCCACCCGTGGGCTGACCGTGCCGCGCGTGTCGCCACACGGGAGCTCCGGTGCCCGCACCTCGACCGCCAGTGGTGAGGAAGAATGA